The proteins below are encoded in one region of Desulfovibrio sp. JC022:
- the traT gene encoding complement resistance protein TraT produces MNKKRIILIMSVAMIMALVLMTGCRSKQRMGMVRDQKTGLLYGSVTNSNFVIDPSQFDTPVLKLTIRNTSGDPAINIKALRKTIEAAYIDKGYKIAKKGKYSMHLDINLRYSGQISQNMVDEISLWGGTGGAYMGASLGQNLDSLVLGSASGAAIGAIIGQYTTQDTYIMVADVVLGIVDKYAKKRRYVVQFEDTQIKWDDEDDGFTSYRSRERIQLAVYAGGDNTPQSKIVRGVTLRFKRILQDII; encoded by the coding sequence TTGAATAAAAAACGAATTATCCTCATCATGTCAGTGGCAATGATCATGGCTCTGGTACTCATGACCGGCTGCCGCAGCAAGCAACGCATGGGTATGGTTCGCGATCAAAAGACCGGACTCCTCTATGGCTCCGTGACCAACAGCAATTTTGTTATCGACCCGTCCCAGTTTGATACCCCGGTCTTAAAGCTGACCATTCGCAACACTTCCGGCGATCCGGCGATAAACATCAAAGCTCTGCGCAAAACCATTGAAGCTGCATATATTGATAAAGGTTACAAAATAGCTAAAAAGGGAAAATATTCCATGCACTTGGATATCAACCTGCGCTATTCCGGGCAAATTTCACAGAACATGGTTGATGAGATCAGCCTCTGGGGTGGAACAGGCGGGGCTTATATGGGAGCCAGTTTAGGCCAGAATCTTGACTCTCTAGTGCTAGGTTCCGCATCTGGTGCGGCCATCGGAGCAATCATAGGACAGTACACAACACAGGACACCTATATCATGGTGGCAGATGTGGTGCTCGGTATTGTAGATAAATACGCAAAAAAACGTAGGTATGTGGTCCAATTCGAAGATACCCAGATTAAATGGGATGACGAAGATGACGGGTTCACTTCCTACCGTTCCCGCGAACGCATACAGCTGGCCGTTTATGCCGGAGGAGACAACACCCCGCAAAGCAAAATCGTGCGCGGGGTGACCTTGCGGTTTAAGAGAATTTTGCAGGATATTATTTAA